The genomic stretch NNNNNNNNNNNNNNNNNNNNNNNNNNNNNNNNNNNNNNNNNNNNNNNNNNNNNNNNNNNNNNNNNNNNNNNNNNNNNNNNNNNNNNNNNNNNNNNNNNNNNNNNNNNNNNNNNNNNNNNNNNNNNNNNNNNNNNNNNNNNNNNNNNNNNNNNNNNNNNNNNNNNNNNNNNNNNNNNNNNNNNNNNNNNNNNNNNNNNNNNNNNNNNNNNNNNNNNNNNNNNNNNNNNNNNNNNNNNNNNNNNNNNNNNNNNNNNNNNNNNNNNNNNNNNNNNNNNNNNNNNNNNNNNNNNNNNNNNNNNNNNNNNNNNNNNNNNNNNNNNNNNNNNNNNNNNNNNNNNNNNNNNNNNNNNNNNNNNNNNNNNNNNNNNNNNNNNNNNNNNNNNNNNNNNNNNNNNNNNNNNNNNNNNNNNNNNNNNNNNNNNNNNNNNNNNNNNNNNNNNNNNNNNNNNNNNNNNNNNNNNNNNNNNNNNNNNNNNNNNNNNNNNNNNNNNNNNNNNNNNNNNNNNNNNNNNNNNNNNNNNNNNNNNNNNNNNNNNNNNNNNNNNNNNNNNNNNNNNNNNNNNNNNNNNNNNNNNNNNNNNNNNNNNNNNNNNNNNNNNNNNNNNNNNNNNNNNNNNNNNNNNNNNNNNNNNNNNNNNNNNNNNNNNNNNNNNNNNNNNNNNNNNNNNNNNNNNNNNNNNNNNNNNNNNNNNNNNNNNNNNNNNNNNNNNNNNNNNNNNNNNNNNNNNNNNNNNNNNNNNNNNNNNNNNNNNNNNNNNNNNNNNNNNNNNNNNNNNNNNNNNNNNNNNNNNNNNNNNNNNNNNNNNNNNNNNNNNNNNNNNNNNNNNNNNNNNNNNNNNNNNNNNNNNGCACCGGGCTCGTCTTCGCCTTCACGGTCGTCTACCTCGCCCACGCCACTCACCTCTCCCTCGCGGAGATCGGCGCGGCGCTCACCCTGGGGAACCTCCTCGCGCTGCCCGCCCCGCACTCGGCGGACACCTGCTGGACCGCTTCGGCCCGAAAGCAGTCGTAGCGCTCGCCAACCTCGTCTCCGCCGCCGGGTTCGCGGCGTTCCTCGTCGTCCGCTCCGCGTGGCAGATCAGCCTCGCCTACCTCGTCGTACAGGCCGGCATCAACCTGTACTGGACGGCCGCCCGCAACCTGGTGCCGTTCGCCTGTGTGCCCGGCGAGGAGCGCCTCTGGTTCGGGTTCATCTCCTCGCTGCGCAACCTCGGCATCGGTGCCGGAGCGGCGGTCTCCGCCGTCACGCTGGCGCTGTTCGGCCCGGACAGCCTGTACGTCCTCATCGCCGCGAACGCGGGCACGTTCCTGTGCGCGGCGCTCCTGTTCCTCACGTGGAAGCCCGCAAGAAGCCCGGCCGCGCCGGACGCCACCGGACCAGTGGAGAACAGCGCCGGGCCGGCCTCGCGGGGCAGCCGGCAGGCGGTCCTCCGGGACGGCCGTTACCTTCTGCTCGTCGCGGCCAACCTGGCCTTCGTCCTCGCGCAGATGGTCCCGCCGGTCCTGCTGGCCGTGTACATCACCGGCACCCTGCACGCGGGCGAGTGGATCCCCGGCACGCTCCTGGTCATCAACACCGGCGCCGTCGCCGTCCTCACGCCGGCCATCACCCGCCGCTCGGCACGACACCGCCCGCACCGCGCGATCGCCGGCGGATTCCTCGTGGGCGCCGGTTCCTTCGCCCTCTTCGCCGCGCCCCTCGCCTGGCAGGGCGCCCCCGGCTGGGCCGTGACCGCCGTCCTGGTGGCGGCGACGGTCCTGTTCACCCTGTCCGAGATCCTCAGCTCTCCCGCGCTCAACGAACTCTCGGTCGCCCTGGCCCCCGCCGAGGCCAACGGCCGCCACCAAGCCGCCTTCCAGCTGTCCTGGTCCATCGGTGGCGCCGCCGCTCCCGTCGTCCTCACCACGCTCCTGAGCCGGCAACCCGTCCTGCCCTGGCTGCTCCTCGCCTCCCTCAGCGTGCTCGCCGTGCCCGCAGCCCACGCCCTCGCCCCACGCGACCAGGAGGAAGCCCTGCCGTGATCCTCACCCTCACCCTTGTCCAGGACATCGGGAACGTCCCCGCCGCCGAGTGGGACGCCCTCGCCGCCCCGGCGGGCCTCTACCTCTCCCACCAGTGGCTCGCCGCCCAGCAGCACGACCCCACCGCCCAGGTCCGCTACGCCCTGGTCCACGCCGACAGCCGACTCATCGCCGCCGCACCGCTGTACGTGGTCGACAGCGAACCCAACGCCCTCTACCGCGTACACGACCTGATCCCCGACCGCACACCGGTCAGGACCCTGCTCGCGGGAGCCCGCCGCGGCTACCTCAACGCCCCTCTCCTGCACCCCCGCCTCACCCCCGACCGACGACGCGAAGCCCTGAACCAGCTTGTGAAGGCCGCCAGTTCGCTCGCTGCCGTCCACGAGGCGCAGCCATGGTGGTTGTACGTCGCCGACACGGCGGCCGCCGAACTCGCCGACGCCTGTGGCACCAAATCCGTGCAGCTGGGCGAGGACGCCCGTATCCCGCTGCCCGGCAGCACGTTCGGCGACTATCTCGCCGACCTGCCCTCCAAGCGGCGCGTGGCCATCCGCCGCGAGCGCCGAGCCTTCGCCGAAGCCGGATACGAGCTGCGCACCCTGCGACTCTCCGAGTGCGCCGACCCCGCCGGCGCGCTGCTCGCCCAGCTCCAGGAACGCCACGGCCACCCGGCCGACCCCGCCTTCATGGCCCGCCTACTGCGCGACCAGGCCGAGGGCATGGCCGACAGCGGGGTCGTCCTCGCCGCGTACGCCGAAGGCCGTATGGTCGCCTTCAGCCTCTTCTACCGCCACGCCGACACCGTCTGGCTCCGCGCCACCGGTTACGACTACGCCCGACTGCGGGGCGCGCACGAGTACTTCAACCTCGTCTACTACCTCCCCATCGAGGACGCCTACGCTCACGGCGCCACCGCCCTCCACCTCGGCATGGAGTCCCTCCGCGCCAAGACCCTCCGGGGAGCCGTCACTTCACCGCTCTGGGCGATCGGAGGGGCCGGGAGGACGGTTCGCCCAGGGCGCCTCTGAAGGGGAGTTGCGGCGGTGAGGCGCCCGCGCGCCTCCCGCCGTGGCGGCGCGCGCGTGTCAGTACCGCGGCAGCGGGGCCACGTCGGTGCGGATGTGGTCGACGGCCCAGTACCAGTTGTTGCCGGCGTTGAAGACACGCCAGGTCAGGGTGACCGAGCGGGCGCCGGCGGGGACGGCCGTGTCGCGGGCGACGTAAGTGTTCTCCGCGTCCTTGCCGAGGTTGTCGTTGCCCGTGGTGGCCGACGAGTAGTGGAGCAGTCGTACGGTGGTTCCGTCGTCGAAGGCGGCGGTCAGTTCCGCCTCCTGTGGTGCCTCCTGGCGGTAGTGGGAGTCGAAGGTCACATACAGCCTGGTGGCGCCGTCGGGCAGCTTGACCGCCGGGGAGACGAGCGAGGAGTCGAAGCGGCCCTTGCTGGACGGAGAGCCGGTGTCGTCCCAGTCGTCCGGGTCTGCGACGGCGATGACGCCCAGCGCGCGGCTGAAGTCGGCGCGGTCCTGCCCGCCGGTCTGCCACAGCCGCTTGGTGTGGAAGGTCCAGCCCTGCAGACGCGGGGTGCCCTGCGGCATGGCGGCGGCGTTGACGACCTTCCAGCCGGACGGGGCGGTCGCCGTCCAGCCGAGGACACCGCCCGACGTCTGCAGGGTGCCGGCGACCGATTCGAAGTCCTCGCCGAGCAGATGACCCGCGACGGACACGGCGGTACGGGCACTGATCTCGCCGTCGGCCAGCACATACCGCTCTCCGGCCCGGCCCCGCGCGGTGACGAGCACCCGGTGCCCGGCACCGGTGACATCGCCGGGGACGTCGATGTCGTAGACGGCCGTCGCCGCGGCGCCGGCGGGCAGTGACGAGGGCGGCGCGGTCACGGTGCGCACCTGCCAGCCCGGCGGGACGACGGGGGCCACCTCCAGGGCGGTGACCTTCTCGCGCGCGCTCAGCTTGACGCTGATCCTGCCGGTGCGCCCGGGGATGAGGACCGCCTCGTCGATCGTGGCGGAGGCGGCGGCGAGGGTGACGGTGATGTCGAGGGCGTCGGGCAGACCCATCGCCGGATCGGTCACGCCCTGCAGCGGGGACGGGACACGTCCGGCCCAGCGGCGCCGGAAGAACGGCTCGCCCGCGATCCCGACCGCGAGGTCGTACCAGCCCTCGCGGGCCAGCGGAACCTGCACACTCTGCTCCGCGCCGCCGCCCACCCGCACCTCGCGGGTGCCGCCGCCATAGGCCAGGTCGCCGACCAGGAACGTACGTGCCTGCCGGGACCGGTTGGTCAGCCGCAACTCGGCCTGCTGGGCGTCGGCCGACAGGTCCACGACGGCCTCGGCATCGCCCCCCGCGTCCCCGCGCAGATGCCACAGCTGCCCGTCGGGCCCGTGCACGCGAAGGTCGTAGCCGCAGTCGCCGATGCTCCAGGTGTCGGACAGCGTCGTCCCGGCGGACAGGGTGTAGTGCTTCGGCGCGGTGCCGGGCTCGGCGTACACCTGGAAGACGGCGCCCTGCCGGCCATGGTTGGCGAAGTCCACGGTGAGTGCACCGCGCTGCAGCCGGGGGAGGAGGGCCAGGTGGTACGGCACCGGCCGTGAGGTACGGGTGCCGCGCTGCTGCGCAGGGAACACCTGCGGTTCGGGCACGGTCGGCGCGGGGCGGCGGCCGGAGTCCATGACCTTCTGCCGGTTGCCCGAGGTGTCGGGCAGCGCAGGCCAGTCGGGGTTGCGGCCGCTGAAGTCGAAGACCTCCGTCAAGTCACCGGTGATCTCCCGGCGCCAGGCGCTGATGTTGGGCTCGTGGACACCGAACCGCTTCTCCAGGAACTGCAGTACGGAGGTGTGGTCGTACACCGTCGAGCAGACCGCGCCACCCCGGGTCCACGGCGAGACCACGATCATCGGTACCCGCATGCCCAGCCCCAACGGGAACGGCCCCGCGGTCTGCGTCTCGCCCGCGGGCAGGGTGTCCGACCAGGTCAGGGAGCCGTCTGCGCCCTTGGTCAGGTACTGGCCCTGCTGGTTGACGGGTCGGTAGTACGTGGTGGAGCCCTTGGCGACGCGGACCACGACCTCGCCGTCGGTGGAGACCGTGGACCGGCCGCGCTGCGGGGAGACCGGAGGCTGGGGGGAGACCAGGTGGTCGAAGAAGCCGCCGTGCTCGTCGTAGTTGAGGAGGAACGCGGTCTTCGCGAACACCTCCGGGTTGTCGGCCAGCGCCGACAGCAGCCGTGCAGTGAGGTTCTCGCCGTCCGGCGGGGCGTAGTCGGCGTGCTCGGACAGGGCCGCGGGCGCCACGATCCAGGACACCCGGGGCAGCGCGTCCGCGGCGACGTCGGCCGCGAAGGCCTCGACGAGCGCGTCGCCCATCTTCCACGGGTTGTTCGCGTCCACTACGTTGCCGACGCGCTTCATGCCACGCTCGTACAGCGGCTCGCCCGGCCTGGCGTTGCGGAAGGTGGTGAACCAGGCGAGCGCGTTGTCGTCGAAGTTCTCCTGTGCCTGGTACGTCTTCCAGCTGATCCCCGCCGTCTGCAGCCGCTCGGCGTACGTCGTCCACTCGAAGCCCGGCTCGGAGTTGTCGACGACCACCTGCTCGCGCACCGTACCGCCGCTGGTACCCGACATGAAGTGCTCGCGGTTCGGGTTGGTGGAGGTCTCCATGGAGCAGTAGTAGCTGTCGCAGATGGTGAAGACCGAGGCGAGCGCGTTGTAGAACGGCATGTCGGCGGGCTCGTAGTAGCCCTGGCCCAGCCAGCCGCTGCCGCGCCGGGTGACATAGCCGTCGGCCCGGCCCTCGTCGCGGGCGTTGAGGGAGTCGCCGAAGCCGAAGGCGGGGGCGCCCTGCTGGTAGGCGTTGGTGTGCGCGGCGTTCATCGGGAACGGCGCGAGCCAGCCCTCGGGGCGGGTGGGGTCGGGCTGGTAGAAGACCGGCTTGCCGTTGACACCGCGCACCGCGGTGCGGTCGCCGAAGCCGCGGACGCCCTGCATGGTGCCGAAGTAGTGGTCGAAGGCCCGGTTCTCCTGCATGAAGATCACGACGTGTTCGATGTCGTCGAGTGTGCCGGGCCGAACCGGCGCGGTCAGGGCGGTGCGCAGGCTCAGCGGCAGAGAGGCCAGCACACCGGCGGCCATGGCGCTGCCGAGCAGGGTACGGCGGGAGACTTCCGGTCTCGCATTCATAGGTCGATGTCCCACTTCTCGCGTCGAGGAAGGTGCCGACGGCTCCCGCGGCGACTTACGGCTCCGCTCCCGGGGGCTCATTTGGGCTAGACCCGTAATATTCGCGTGACGTGGGCGATCCGAAAAGGCGTGCCGGGCGAAGCGGGGATGACCGGAAGCCGACGTGATGGTGGCACGGGCGCGATGAGCTGAAGCCGGCCCGGGGCGGGACGGCACGGAGTCGGCAGGTGGGGGCAGTTGGTGGAGGCCGCCGGCTGCGCGCGGAAGGACGAACTGATCGTGCCGAGCAGGCGGAGGCGCTCCGCCGAGCCGGATCCGGGAGCGGCGCCCTGTTCATCTGGTCCGCCCGCTGATCCGAAAGACGGATCCCGGGCGACGGAGCCGCCGTGCACCGCGCTTACGCGGTGCCGCACTTCGACGCCAAGGCGGAGGCGGCCGCACCGTGAGCATCGCCGGAGAGCACGCCGCGAACATGTTCGAGTTCCACCCCGAGGCGTCCGCCTACTTCACCGCGCGCGACCTGGACGTGGTGCGCTGGCTCACCCCGCCCCTGGAACCCCGCGTCGCCGGCGAGAGCCCAGGGGCAGGGCGCGCGGGCCCGGCGTGTCACACGTGCGGGCGGCGGCCGCTTTCCTGCTGCGGGAAGGTCTGGTCCGCGCCCGGCAGCGTCGGCTTCGGCAGAGTCGCCACCTCCTCCTCCGCCTTCTCCAGCTGCTCCGCGGTGTCGTCGGGAAGCCGGGGCGAGCTCGGACGGGCGTCGCTGAAGCGGAAGGCGGTCGTGAGGTCACCGAAGGTGGCGCGTCGCCAGTCGCTGATGTTCGGCTCCGCCACCCCCGTGAACCGCTCCAGGAACTGCAGGGCCGAGGTGTGGTCGAAGGCTTCCGAGGCGACCCAGCCTCCCACGGTCCAGGGCGAGATGATGATGGCCGGGACACGGAAGCCGCCACCGATCGGCAGACCCTGGACGTACTCGTCCGGCGTGCCCGCGGGCGGGGTGGGCGGAGCCACATGGTCGAACAGGCCGTCGTTCTCGTCGTAGTTGAGGATGAAGGCGGTCTTCTGCCACACCGTGGGGTTGGACGCGATCGCCTCGATCTTCGAGGCGACGAAGTCTGCACCGGCCGCGGGGAGATAGTCGGGGTGCTCCGACTGATAGCCCGTCGGAATGATCCAGCTCACGGCCGGGAGACGGTCGTTGCGGGCGTCGTCCTCGAAGGTGCCCTCGGGTTGCGGGCGCACGCCTCGCTCGTACAGCTCCGAGCCGGGCCGCGCATTCCTGAAGGTGGCGAACTGCTCCAGCAGGTTGCAGCCGTAGTCGTCGTCCTGCTGGTACACCTTCCAGCTGATGCCCGCCGCCTGGAGTCGTTCCGCGTATGTCGTCCAGCGGTACGGCGTGGGCGCGACGTTGCTGATGATCGGCCCGCCGTGGGTGCCGGTGGGGTCGATCGTGCCGGTCATCCACATCAGGCGATTGGGCCACGTCGGTCCGAACACCGAGCAGTAGTAGTTGTCGCAGATGGTGAAGGCCTCGGCGAGCGCGAACTGGAACGGGATGTCCTCGCGCGTGTAGTAGCCCATCACATAGGGGCCGTTGACGCCGTCGGCCTTGCGGTGGGCGGGCAGCCACTGGTCCATCTTGCCGCCGTTCCAGGCCTGGTGCTGCACGGACCAGGCGTGGCTGGTGGACGGGATGGCCTGTGCGCTCGACTTGTGCGTGTCGAGGTGGAAGGGCAGCAGATAGCCCTTCGGGTTCTTGGCATCGGGCTGGTAGAAGACCGAACGCCCGTTGCCGAGCCTGAGGGCGTCCGGGTCGCTGAAGCCCCGGACACCCGACAGGGTGCCGAAGTAGTGGTCGAACGACCGGTTCTCCTGCATCAGCATGACCACGTGCTCGATGTCGCTCAGCGTTCCGCGCGGGGGCGGCCCGGCGGCGACGGCCTTCTGGATGCTCGGCGGGAGGAGGGAGAGCGCCGCGGTGGCGCCCAGCGCGCCCGCGGCCGAACCCAGCAGTCTACGGCGTGTCAACTCAGCCATGATGGCCCTTTCTCGAGCGGGACAAGCGCTCCGGAGTGACGGCCGGCCCGGTGGAAACGTGGGCCACCAGCAATCCTTCGCTCGTGCCGACGGGGCGCATCAGGCAAGCAGTGTGAACATGTCACCAACGCGCGGGAAGGGCTTGGCCAAGCTGTGATATTCAACGCCCATGCGTTGCACCGATGTTGCCGTGCGTTGAGAAACGGTGGCTGCTACATGGATTCGGCCGACGACGTACGGGGCACAACCGTGCCCCTGCTCGCAAGCGAGCGGAGGAGCCTTCGCGCAGGGCCGCGAACTCGCGCCGTACCCCTGTACTGAGGCGAGCTGCCGCCAGTGGTTGCCGCGTGGGCGGGTGAGGGTGAAGCGGTCGACGGGGACGAGGTCGCCGTAGGGCCCGGTCACCGTGTAAAAGGTGATGTGGATCGAGGTCGTGCCGCCAGGACGGCCAGGGTCGACCTCGAACGCCGCGAAGCCGTAGGAGTGCTCGGCGTCGCGTACCGCCGACCAGGGGGCGTCCTCGAGGACGTAGACGGGCGGGCGTTTGCCGGTCGCGGGGTCCGCCGGGCCCACCTTGGTGATCACCCGGCACTGCGGGGTGGGGAAGAGGAGCTGGTTGGAGGGGGCCGAGGTGCCGCCCCCGCCGATCACCATGTGCACGGTGCCCTTGGTGGTGTCGACGGTCTGCGTGTCGGTGGCGGCCGGGATCGGCGTGCGGGTGTCGTTGGACTGCTGGCCTCGGATGGGGTGCGAGCGCTCGTAATGGTGCTCGTGGCCGCAGACGACCAGGTCGACGCCGTAGCGGTCGAACAGCGGCACCCACTCCTCGCGGATGCCGAGGTCGGCGCCGTTGAACTTGTCGGCGGTCGAGATCACCACCTGGTGCATGCACGCGACGACCCAGTCGATGCCGGGGTTCGCGCGCGAGGCGGCGAGCTCGGCTTCCAGCCACCGCTTCTGGGCGCCGCCGGAGTAACCGTGGACGTAGGAGTTGCCGCCGTCCTGGAAGGCGACGTCGTCGTTGTTGAGGCTGATCACGCGTACTGAACCCGCGGTGAACGCGTACCACAGGCCGTGCAGTTCGGTATCGGCTCCTGCGTCGGGCAGGCTGAAGTAGGTCTGGTAGGCGCCGTAGCCGATGGGGCCGTTGCCGAGTTCGTTCTCGTGGTTGCCGGCGGCCGGCATCCAGGGGCGGTGGCGGGCCGAACGGGAGTTGTTCTCGAACCAGTCGGACCAGGTGCGCACCCGGTCCGTGGACAGGTTGGCATAGCAGAGGTCCCCGTTGACCAGGTGGAACAGCGGAGCGATCCGCTCGACGCCGGCGGTGGTGTCACCGGCGGCAGGGGAGCCGAGATTGTCGTTGACGTAGATACCGCTGTCGTTCTTCTTGCCGAGGGTCGGTGTGCCCTGGTCGCCGAAGCTGGTGAAGGTGAACGCCGACCGGCCGCGCGGGGCGGTGCGTATGGTGCCGAACTCGGCCTGCGCGCCCTCGTGCACGGCGGCGTAGACGTAGTCGGTGTCCGGCCTGAGGCCGCGCACCCGGGCGTGGTGCACCTGTACCTCGGTGCCCGACTTGGCGTCTCGGTACGTCGTGGTCTGCGCGGCGACGGTACGGCCGAGGCCGCCGGCCGGGGTGCCGAGCAGCACGCGCGGCCGGGACACGGACGCGATGGTGTGCCAGGAGACCACGACCTCACGGGAGGCGTCGGATCCGAACTGAAGATGCAGCCCCGCGACCCGCGGTGCCCCCAGCGCACCCGGCTTCTCCCACAGCACCGGGCTCGCCGCGGCGGGCGTCGCACCGGCCAGTCCCACCGCACCGGCCAGCCCTGCCCCCGGCACACCCGCCAGCAGAGCTCGTCTGCTGGGACCTGAACGGACAACAGAGTCAGGAGTGTTCATGACCGCCGATTCTTGTCGGGAGCCGTGAACGGCACGGTGAGATCCCGGTGAACGAAACGTCAAGCGCGACATCGGCGGTGAAGCTCAGGGCGGCGGAACTTGCGTACATCCGAGGGGAATTGACGGTGAGGACGTATCAGGTCATCGGCGAGCCAAGTCTGGTCCAAATAAGGGACGGCTTTTTCAGATTCCGGACGGAATGGTTGCGTACCGGCCAGCCGTGAGTGAACCGAGCGTGGACATCGGACCCGATGGCGCGCACCGTACGTGACACCCGGCGCCGGTACACGGGCCCGGCGTGCTCAGATGGCTACGACCCGGCGCCGCCCGTCGTGCCGCACGCTCGGCCGGATTGCTTCCTTGTTGTGGCGGGCGAGCGTCGCCATACTCGTCGCGCTTGGCATGGTCACGTCGGACCTTTGTGGCCCCCCGCCCCATGCCTTTCATCCCCTCATCCCTCCGGCCCGGCTCGTCGAGTGAGCGGGGCAACCCCCACAGGAGGCCTCCTATGGCGCAACGCCGAACAGCTCTCACCACCCGCGCGCTCACCGGAGCGAGCGTCGTGGTCCTCACCGCCGGCGCCGCACTGCTCCCCGGCGCGGGCTCGGCCACGGCCGCCACCGGTTCCGCCGCAGCCACCCCGGCCGCGGCCCGTGCCGCGTCCGCCGCGTCCCTCGTCGCCCGCCTGGGCGACCGCGCCGCCGGTTCCTACTACGACGCCGTGGCCCGCCAGATCATCGTCAACATCACTGACCCGTCCGCGGCCGGCCAGGTCCGCAACACCGGTGCCGTCCCCAGAACCGTGCGCTACTCCACCACCCAACTCCGTGGCGCACTCGGCACGTTGACCCAGCGGGCCCGGATCGCGGGCACTGCCTGGGCGATCGACCCCCGCCAGGACAAGGTGGTCGTGACCGTCGACCCGACGGTCACCGGAGCCAAGCGCGCCCAACTGAACACCGTGGTCCACTCGCTCGGCGACAAGGTCGTCGTGCGTCGGGCCGCTTCCGCGTTCAAGCCGCTCATCGCGGGCGGCGACGCCATCTGGGGCAGCGGTGTGCGCTGCTCCCTCGGGTTCAACGTGACGGTGAACGGCGCGCC from Streptomyces roseochromogenus subsp. oscitans DS 12.976 encodes the following:
- a CDS encoding MFS transporter: MLDRFGPKAVVALANLVSAAGFAAFLVVRSAWQISLAYLVVQAGINLYWTAARNLVPFACVPGEERLWFGFISSLRNLGIGAGAAVSAVTLALFGPDSLYVLIAANAGTFLCAALLFLTWKPARSPAAPDATGPVENSAGPASRGSRQAVLRDGRYLLLVAANLAFVLAQMVPPVLLAVYITGTLHAGEWIPGTLLVINTGAVAVLTPAITRRSARHRPHRAIAGGFLVGAGSFALFAAPLAWQGAPGWAVTAVLVAATVLFTLSEILSSPALNELSVALAPAEANGRHQAAFQLSWSIGGAAAPVVLTTLLSRQPVLPWLLLASLSVLAVPAAHALAPRDQEEALP
- a CDS encoding GNAT family N-acetyltransferase — its product is MILTLTLVQDIGNVPAAEWDALAAPAGLYLSHQWLAAQQHDPTAQVRYALVHADSRLIAAAPLYVVDSEPNALYRVHDLIPDRTPVRTLLAGARRGYLNAPLLHPRLTPDRRREALNQLVKAASSLAAVHEAQPWWLYVADTAAAELADACGTKSVQLGEDARIPLPGSTFGDYLADLPSKRRVAIRRERRAFAEAGYELRTLRLSECADPAGALLAQLQERHGHPADPAFMARLLRDQAEGMADSGVVLAAYAEGRMVAFSLFYRHADTVWLRATGYDYARLRGAHEYFNLVYYLPIEDAYAHGATALHLGMESLRAKTLRGAVTSPLWAIGGAGRTVRPGRL
- a CDS encoding purple acid phosphatase family protein, whose translation is MPGAGLAGAVGLAGATPAAASPVLWEKPGALGAPRVAGLHLQFGSDASREVVVSWHTIASVSRPRVLLGTPAGGLGRTVAAQTTTYRDAKSGTEVQVHHARVRGLRPDTDYVYAAVHEGAQAEFGTIRTAPRGRSAFTFTSFGDQGTPTLGKKNDSGIYVNDNLGSPAAGDTTAGVERIAPLFHLVNGDLCYANLSTDRVRTWSDWFENNSRSARHRPWMPAAGNHENELGNGPIGYGAYQTYFSLPDAGADTELHGLWYAFTAGSVRVISLNNDDVAFQDGGNSYVHGYSGGAQKRWLEAELAASRANPGIDWVVACMHQVVISTADKFNGADLGIREEWVPLFDRYGVDLVVCGHEHHYERSHPIRGQQSNDTRTPIPAATDTQTVDTTKGTVHMVIGGGGTSAPSNQLLFPTPQCRVITKVGPADPATGKRPPVYVLEDAPWSAVRDAEHSYGFAAFEVDPGRPGGTTSIHITFYTVTGPYGDLVPVDRFTLTRPRGNHWRQLASVQGYGASSRPCAKAPPLACEQGHGCAPYVVGRIHVAATVSQRTATSVQRMGVEYHSLAKPFPRVGDMFTLLA
- a CDS encoding phosphocholine-specific phospholipase C — its product is MNARPEVSRRTLLGSAMAAGVLASLPLSLRTALTAPVRPGTLDDIEHVVIFMQENRAFDHYFGTMQGVRGFGDRTAVRGVNGKPVFYQPDPTRPEGWLAPFPMNAAHTNAYQQGAPAFGFGDSLNARDEGRADGYVTRRGSGWLGQGYYEPADMPFYNALASVFTICDSYYCSMETSTNPNREHFMSGTSGGTVREQVVVDNSEPGFEWTTYAERLQTAGISWKTYQAQENFDDNALAWFTTFRNARPGEPLYERGMKRVGNVVDANNPWKMGDALVEAFAADVAADALPRVSWIVAPAALSEHADYAPPDGENLTARLLSALADNPEVFAKTAFLLNYDEHGGFFDHLVSPQPPVSPQRGRSTVSTDGEVVVRVAKGSTTYYRPVNQQGQYLTKGADGSLTWSDTLPAGETQTAGPFPLGLGMRVPMIVVSPWTRGGAVCSTVYDHTSVLQFLEKRFGVHEPNISAWRREITGDLTEVFDFSGRNPDWPALPDTSGNRQKVMDSGRRPAPTVPEPQVFPAQQRGTRTSRPVPYHLALLPRLQRGALTVDFANHGRQGAVFQVYAEPGTAPKHYTLSAGTTLSDTWSIGDCGYDLRVHGPDGQLWHLRGDAGGDAEAVVDLSADAQQAELRLTNRSRQARTFLVGDLAYGGGTREVRVGGGAEQSVQVPLAREGWYDLAVGIAGEPFFRRRWAGRVPSPLQGVTDPAMGLPDALDITVTLAAASATIDEAVLIPGRTGRISVKLSAREKVTALEVAPVVPPGWQVRTVTAPPSSLPAGAAATAVYDIDVPGDVTGAGHRVLVTARGRAGERYVLADGEISARTAVSVAGHLLGEDFESVAGTLQTSGGVLGWTATAPSGWKVVNAAAMPQGTPRLQGWTFHTKRLWQTGGQDRADFSRALGVIAVADPDDWDDTGSPSSKGRFDSSLVSPAVKLPDGATRLYVTFDSHYRQEAPQEAELTAAFDDGTTVRLLHYSSATTGNDNLGKDAENTYVARDTAVPAGARSVTLTWRVFNAGNNWYWAVDHIRTDVAPLPRY
- a CDS encoding S1 family peptidase, whose protein sequence is MAQRRTALTTRALTGASVVVLTAGAALLPGAGSATAATGSAAATPAAARAASAASLVARLGDRAAGSYYDAVARQIIVNITDPSAAGQVRNTGAVPRTVRYSTTQLRGALGTLTQRARIAGTAWAIDPRQDKVVVTVDPTVTGAKRAQLNTVVHSLGDKVVVRRAASAFKPLIAGGDAIWGSGVRCSLGFNVTVNGAPYFLTAGHCGNASSAWSDSQGGGEVGQTVDSHFPGTDYALVQYDDANSDHASVVDLYDGGSQQITHAADAYVGESVQRSGSTSGVHGGSVTGLDATVNYEEGSVSGLIDTNVCAEPGDSGGALFDGDAAIGLTSGGSGDCSSGGETFFQPVPAALSAEGATLP
- a CDS encoding alkaline phosphatase family protein; amino-acid sequence: MAELTRRRLLGSAAGALGATAALSLLPPSIQKAVAAGPPPRGTLSDIEHVVMLMQENRSFDHYFGTLSGVRGFSDPDALRLGNGRSVFYQPDAKNPKGYLLPFHLDTHKSSAQAIPSTSHAWSVQHQAWNGGKMDQWLPAHRKADGVNGPYVMGYYTREDIPFQFALAEAFTICDNYYCSVFGPTWPNRLMWMTGTIDPTGTHGGPIISNVAPTPYRWTTYAERLQAAGISWKVYQQDDDYGCNLLEQFATFRNARPGSELYERGVRPQPEGTFEDDARNDRLPAVSWIIPTGYQSEHPDYLPAAGADFVASKIEAIASNPTVWQKTAFILNYDENDGLFDHVAPPTPPAGTPDEYVQGLPIGGGFRVPAIIISPWTVGGWVASEAFDHTSALQFLERFTGVAEPNISDWRRATFGDLTTAFRFSDARPSSPRLPDDTAEQLEKAEEEVATLPKPTLPGADQTFPQQESGRRPHV